In Candidatus Thorarchaeota archaeon, the DNA window CCTTCTCTGATGAGCGGGACCTTCAACTACCATCTGAAGGAGCTTATTGACGCAGGACTGATTGAACGGACCAATGGCACATACAGGATAACAGAGCTTGGGGAGCGGGCCCTAATACTAGTGGACCATGTGTCAAGGGATGCGAGAATAGACAAGTACGGTGTCCTATTCGCTGTCTTGTCGATGAGCCCCCGAAAGGAGTATCACCTCTTCATGGTTCAGATGGGGTGGATAACCGGACTGCTCTGGTTCATCCACAGTGTCGAGTGGTCTTCCCTTGGCCATGCCACAGGTAGCATTGCCTTCTGGTTGTCGATCTTCTCGTTGGTCTGTTCTTCTGCCTTGACAGTTGCTTCGATAGCGAGAATGCTAGCGATTCTCAGGAACTATCATCTAGGTCTGTCAGTCATGGTCTTCCTATCGTCGAACTGGTTCTTTATCAGGTCCCCTAACAGGAATCGGTTCGGTCTGGTCTTGGTGTTGACACTGGGGACTTACCTCATGGCGGCAACGACCGTTGCAGCCACGTACGCGGGATCACCGGGACTCCTCTCATCAGCTTGGTGTCTTCAGGCATGCGCCACAGCGAGTCTAGCTACGCTGCTGGTTGCTCTGTTGGCCTATGCAAAGAAGCAAGCAGACGCATTGGAGGTCTCAGAGATTGAACGAGAGTAGAGATGGAGTGTACAGTACCTCGAAGGAACTAGCACTGGGTCATTCGGATAATCACGACAGGACGGACAAGATTCTGAATTCAATGTCCAAGCCTGTGAGTCGGCACATTCTCTCTGTGTTGGCGGGCGTATACCCCGGCGGCAGTCCGAGTATCCGCGAAGCTCGAAACGGGATGGCATGCGAGTATCAGTGCGGGAGTGATGCAGTAGTTCGATTCGATTCAGTGTCAAAGAGATACGGAGACGTGCAGGCCTTGAGTGAGGTCTCGTTCGAAGTGAATCGAGGAGAGGTCTTCTGCTACATTGGGCCCAACGGGGCTGGCAAGACAACAACCCTCAAGATTCTCGTCGGTCTGATTCGCGACTTCGAAGGCGATGTGTGTGTGAATGGAGTCTCTCTTAGGAGAGGCATTGCTGATGTTCACAGGATGCTTGGCTACGTTCCTCAGGCGTCCGCATTTCAAGCCTGGCGTACGGTCAGACAGGCTCTGCAGTCCTTTGGAGTGCTTTCTGGGGTCCCGAGACACGAGCTGGCAGAACGCATTGACGAAGTGCTACGGACTGTGGCGCTTGATGACTCGGCTGATCGCAAGATACCGCATCTGTCAGGGGGTATGCTTCAGAAGCTGGGTCTTGCTCAAGCAATTCTTCACAGGCCTCAGCTGCTTGTGATGGATGAACCGATGGCCGGTCTGGATCCCGCAAGCAGATTCCACTTCAAACAGGTGATTCGCGAACTTGCCGCAGGGGGAGTCACTGTCCTGCTATCCTCACACATACTGAGCGATGTCGAGGACATATCGGACCGCATAGCTGTGTTGAACAGAGGTAGGATTGTACGCATTGCCACACCTGCCGAGCTTCAAAATGAGTTCAGGATTGGCGACATCATCGAGATTCAATCCCCCGCTCTGTCAGAAGAGGTCATCGACCGTCTGTCTAGATTGGAGGTTGTATCAGATGTTGAGAAGAACGGGCCATCCAAGTGCTTGATTCATCTTCGCCCTTCATCGAACATCGACGAGGGATGCCACTCTGTGCTGGCGGCCCTTGTCGCAGCCAACTGCCCGCTCCGTGTCTTCAGGCTTGCTCAGCCAAGTCTCGAAGAGGTATACATGAGACTAGTAGGAGGTGGTGACCAGTGAGTCTGCTGTTCCTGCTGACCGACGAGCTTCGGGGATACTACAGGTCCAAGACAATGATGGCGCTATGGATAGGCCTGCCTGCTATCGTGCTTATCATCAAGGCATTCAACCCCGAGATTGAGGAGCTGCCCGTGACCATGCTCGCGTCACTTCTCGTCACAAGCATGGGGGGTACGCTCAGCGCTGTGATGCTAGCCACGTCTATCTCCGCCGAGATGAAGCAGCGCGTGTATGACCTGTACCTAATACGCCCGGTGAAGAGAGTCGAACTCATGCTCTCGAAGTATCTTGCTGTGCTACTGTGCCTCTTGGTCGCCGTTGCGATTGCGGTGACCATGGGTCTGCTGTGGGACTATTCAAGCGCAAGATTCTCGATGGACCTTGTCATCATATCCCTGCGGGACGCTCTGGTACTGACGATGTTCATGCTTGCGTTCTCCTGCTCAGTCGGTGTATTCATCGGTCTCAATACGGACTCGGTACTGGTCGCCGCGATACTGTCCATCTATGTCGGTGGGCAGATGAGTGCTCTGCCCCTGTTGATGACTCTCTTCATCACATGGCTAGACCCGGTTGTTGTTACCGGAGTCATCAGCACTGCGGCCACTGCCCTAGTACTTGCCATCTCCGGTCTATTGTTTGAACGCAGGCAGTTGTAGAACCGTTCATTCTTAGCTGGACAGAGTTGGACACAGGAGTCTTGTCGCTATCAGGAGACGGCACTGGGAAGGGTCACTCCTCGAGGTCTCATGAGGTGTCAAACCGACCTCGAGCTCTCCGTGCCCGCACGGAGGTGTGTACGCACCACGCAGCGGTGTCCACGACCGTCCGATTTCTGGGCAGCTGCTGCCAACCCTCGTGTGGCCATGTGATATGCGCTACTCGGCAATCACCTGACCGCACTGCGGGCAGAACTTGGAACCCTTGGTTTCTGCCCCGCAGCGAGGGCACTTACCTGAGATCTTCTCCCATGTGAACTCCAGCTTCTCTTTCACTCCTTCGTTCAAGACTTGCCTCCTCTGCAACTCGAGGAGACCTGTCTGTAGTGCCTTGAGACCGTTGGACCTTGTCAGCACATTCCCTCTGATGATTGCCTGTTGAAGCGAGGCATTGAACGCCCTGTCAGAGCTGGTCCATGACTTCAGAGATTGTGAGAGCGCAGTGGAGAGTGCCTCGTCGATGGACTTGTGGGATGCGGCTGCACCAATCCTGTCATCTGGAGATATACAGGGGGTAAGCACCGTCATGCCGCCATCCGAATGAGATGCTACGAAGACCTCGATGTCCAGTCTAGTCAGAGGTGCTAGCGTGGGAATCACGTTGTTGTCCAGCGCCAGCGCCATAAGCTTCAGGAATTCACTCTGCTGCGAGGTCACTGCCTCGTCCACCGCATGAAGAATCCTATCCGTCGCCTGCTTGACCTCGGTACGTAGGTTCTCCATCTCACCCATCTTCTGGGCCATTTCCTTCCTGAGCGCGTCAAGACGACCATTGAGCTCAGCGATGCCTGACTCAGTATTACGGGCAAGACCCTCACCGTGCTTTTTGAGTTCCTCCTGCGCCCTCCTGAACTCCTTGAGTACCTGCTCGGCCCTCGTGTCCATAGACCGAACGATGTCCGAGTAGCGTGACATTGAGGCCCCCATCTTTTCCTTGAGCTTCCGGTATTCGGCGATGGCTGCCTCGACATCCTCACTCTTGTTAGATATCTCAGAACGAGTGCTCCTGACCAACTCAAGACCCTCAACAAACAGCCTTTCGATATCCGCAGCGGTTCTGTTGAAGTCTGCGGTGATTGCCCTGACAGCAATCTTATGTTTCTCCCTCATCTCATAGGCACCGTCACTCTCCTTCTTCCGGAGTGTGTCAATGTCCTGACGGGTCCGCTCCTCAAGAGCCCTGACCCTCTGCTCCCATCGCGAACGCTCTGTCGCCATCAGGTTCTCAATCACGCTCAGCTGGTTCTGGAGCCTCTCCCTTGTGAGCCTGCGCAAGTCCTCTAGCGCGTTCACCCGTGTCCTGCATGACTCCATCAGCTTCTGAAACTGCTGGCTCTTCTCGAGCGCGCTGTTGGAGTCCACACGCATCTCAGGCCTGTTCGGTGTGGCGTTGGGGTCGAGTTCCAGCACGAACTTGCCCACCATCGTGAGGAAGCTCGGGTCCTGAAACGCCTCCAACTTGTGTGTTGATGTCTGCACGCTCCCAAGGAGGGACTGCAGCTTACCGACTGCAGCTGGGACATCACCTGGTTCACCAATCTCCGAGCTGAGGACCCTGCGAAACTCCGCGAGTCTGTTGTTCTCAGTGAATGTCAGAGACTGATTGGGGATTCCGGTTGCGGAGATGAGTACAGACCGGGAGGGTGCCACCTGTACAATCCAGTATGGCACTGTAAGTGGGCTCAGGGCTGTGATCGTTCGTCCTGACCCCACAGAATGGTTGGCTGCAATCAGGGCAAGAGCCAACTTCGTTTCCGCGCTCTCCTCTTTGTACTGAGTCCCGTGCTTCTTGTAAGCATAACCAATGGACAACTGTCGCACCACGACAAATCACCAGACCTTAGCGGTACCACGTTGGAGTTATGTCTTTCCTATGGCCGGTTCGGTTTCAATGCCAGTGGTGTGAAACCACAGGGGATATGGAACACTGCAACACCACATTTGGGACACCTCTTCTCACTCAAACCGCACTGAGTCTTCGAGGTGCCGGGTACAGCTGTGCAGGAGTCCTGTCCTGTATCCAAGCGAAGCATGGGGGTGTGTGTGGTTGTAGTACTCCATGTACTCGTCCAGTTCCAGTCCCATGCGACCGCTCTCCTCGTCAATCGTGCGATGCAACCGCTCCACCCACCTTCCCGATGGTCTGGGGGTGGTTCCTCCTTGCACGCACATGCTGCACCCGATTCTTAATGCACCACTTCTGTATGGAACGCACTGACCCCTCTGCCTCGTCTCGTTTGACATGGACTGCAATCCTGGTTGGTGGCACCCCTCCTTATCACTCTGAGCTGACGGACTCTTTCAACCAGCAGTGGAGTGACCGTTCATTTCTAGTTTGACAGAGCTGGACACAGGGGTCTTGTCGCTCCCAGGAAACGGCACTGGGAAGGGTCACTCCTCGAGGAGAGGTCTCATGAGGTGTCGAACCGACCTCGAGTCCTCCGTTCCCGGACGGAGGTGTATATGCATCACGCAGGGATGTCCAGGACCGTCCAACTTCTGAGCAGCTGCTGCCAACCCGCCTCCACTGTTGTGGTACCATACAACGTGAGTCAGGTCATTTGCATCTCGCCCTCGATTCGATAGAGTTCACTCATGAATGACCTGGATTGGCGGGAGCGGGCGGGGGTGCAGCAAGGGTCTTCTTGAATGCCTTGCGCATGCTGGGATAGATTCCTGCGGCGAAGATCAACGCCAGAGAGTGGAGGAGAAGCATACCTGGTGTTGCGACCCTTGGCATGAAGAGGTCGGCCAGAAGATTTTGCAGAACAAGCAGGACTGTCGTGAAGATGAACCCCAACACAAGTAGCACGTAGCCGAGCCATCTTGCTCCGCCACCTGAGTATAGGAAATAGGCAAATAGAACGAGAATCGCTGCCGCGCAAGTCAGAATAGTCGAGGGCAATACTGCCCAGCCGACGTTCCTGTGAGGGTCGGTCTGTTCAGCCAATGCAAGAATCTGAACAGCCACGCCAAGCACCCACAGGGACGCTCCTAGCACCAGGTATTTTCGCCAAGAATCCTTTGAATACTTCATTTGTTATCACCCCGAATGAAGGGAGTCAACTTTGACATCCATGACTTCATGGATTACCAAACCCCTGTCCGTCGATGAATGTGTAGTCGCCCATGCGGAAGTATCCTATGGAACGGAGAGTTGCTGCGACAACTCCAACGCCAATCTG includes these proteins:
- a CDS encoding ABC transporter ATP-binding protein, translated to MNESRDGVYSTSKELALGHSDNHDRTDKILNSMSKPVSRHILSVLAGVYPGGSPSIREARNGMACEYQCGSDAVVRFDSVSKRYGDVQALSEVSFEVNRGEVFCYIGPNGAGKTTTLKILVGLIRDFEGDVCVNGVSLRRGIADVHRMLGYVPQASAFQAWRTVRQALQSFGVLSGVPRHELAERIDEVLRTVALDDSADRKIPHLSGGMLQKLGLAQAILHRPQLLVMDEPMAGLDPASRFHFKQVIRELAAGGVTVLLSSHILSDVEDISDRIAVLNRGRIVRIATPAELQNEFRIGDIIEIQSPALSEEVIDRLSRLEVVSDVEKNGPSKCLIHLRPSSNIDEGCHSVLAALVAANCPLRVFRLAQPSLEEVYMRLVGGGDQ
- a CDS encoding ABC transporter permease, which codes for MSLLFLLTDELRGYYRSKTMMALWIGLPAIVLIIKAFNPEIEELPVTMLASLLVTSMGGTLSAVMLATSISAEMKQRVYDLYLIRPVKRVELMLSKYLAVLLCLLVAVAIAVTMGLLWDYSSARFSMDLVIISLRDALVLTMFMLAFSCSVGVFIGLNTDSVLVAAILSIYVGGQMSALPLLMTLFITWLDPVVVTGVISTAATALVLAISGLLFERRQL